One window of the Chryseobacterium sp. CY350 genome contains the following:
- a CDS encoding alpha-amylase family glycosyl hydrolase: MKKLYFLFYLLITSVLSAQITYTITPNPFNETDQITLSVPGNQIDETAWGVANNAIYIWSWSLDQNYANSQDCPTNGSWTNSNELNKLSYNSGTDTYSLTFTPTTFYGRTGIGRFGFLLKTKTGNHQTSPDIFVNVGTLNLNLTNPAANSLTSVPTGNAINITATTSINATFQLKANGTVVNSTSTPSSSYSYSYTVAADANMELIATAGSTVKNSTFILQVPRNVVSQAIPSWIRQGINYNPTDNTKVGLALYAPFKSFVHVIGSFNNWAVNDAYLMKRDTTNPDLYWIELSGLTPQQLYTFQYRTNDLRKVADPFSPQILSSYDDQFISATTYPALPTFPSGQGFEVSMFKTGETPYNWQVTNFARPNKENLIVYELLLRDFTQEKNWQSLINKINYLKDLKINAIELMPIMEFEGNLSWGYNTSFHYALDKAYGTPQKFKEFVDLCHQNGIAVILDVAFNHATGRSPLVRLWNVDPDGDGYGDVAPNNPYFNTVPKHSYNVFNDFNHTSLATKYYVERTLQQWLTEYKIDGFRWDLTKGFTQNCTANDETCTNAYQQDRVDILKDYADKQWAIDPTSYMIFEHLGTDAEEQQWANYRVAEGKGVMLWNNQTGSYNQNTMGYSQNSNFDRMDHELHGFSNMHAVGYGESHDEERLMFKNLAYGAVNGGYNVTNLNTSLERMKTFGATFFTIPGPKMIWQFGELGYEFSINRCADGAINNNCRTDEKPVAFTLGYDTNTNRKAIYNTWAQIINIRNSHPVFKSKTYTVESNNLANDPNGLITRIYINDPLLTAGVKNVVVLANYDTSAKNVVPYFPFVGQWQNLMDNTAFNVTSTTAPITLQPGEFRIFGNPFTTLSTAEENLDKRLSLQIADNPVKNGLAKLIYHKAKNGEIAIYDMSGKKMDSFKLKNEDGIYELRTNYPAGTYLVHLKTDNGVAIQKMIVQ, from the coding sequence ATGAAAAAACTATATTTTTTATTTTATCTGTTGATAACGAGTGTACTATCGGCACAGATAACTTATACGATTACGCCTAATCCTTTTAACGAAACCGATCAGATTACATTATCTGTTCCCGGTAATCAGATTGATGAAACCGCGTGGGGAGTTGCCAATAATGCAATTTACATCTGGTCGTGGTCATTAGATCAGAACTATGCAAACAGTCAGGACTGCCCTACCAATGGGAGCTGGACGAACTCTAACGAATTAAACAAGCTGTCTTATAATTCAGGAACAGATACTTATTCTTTAACATTTACCCCAACAACCTTTTATGGACGAACAGGGATTGGGCGATTTGGTTTTCTCTTAAAAACAAAAACAGGAAATCACCAGACTTCACCCGATATTTTTGTGAATGTCGGAACGTTAAATTTAAATTTAACAAATCCTGCAGCAAATAGTTTGACTTCAGTTCCTACAGGAAATGCAATCAACATTACGGCGACCACCAGTATTAATGCTACTTTTCAATTAAAAGCAAATGGAACCGTAGTAAATTCTACCTCAACACCGTCATCGTCTTACAGCTACAGCTACACGGTTGCAGCAGATGCAAATATGGAATTGATCGCGACTGCGGGTTCAACGGTAAAAAATTCCACTTTTATATTACAGGTTCCGAGAAATGTTGTTTCGCAGGCGATTCCGAGCTGGATCAGACAGGGGATCAATTATAATCCTACAGACAATACAAAAGTTGGTTTGGCTTTATATGCTCCCTTTAAAAGTTTCGTGCATGTGATCGGAAGTTTCAACAACTGGGCGGTGAATGATGCCTATTTAATGAAAAGAGACACCACAAATCCTGATTTGTACTGGATCGAACTGAGCGGATTAACTCCGCAGCAATTATATACTTTTCAATATCGAACCAACGATTTGAGAAAGGTGGCAGACCCTTTTTCTCCGCAGATTTTGTCTTCTTATGATGATCAGTTTATTTCTGCAACTACTTATCCGGCTTTGCCTACGTTTCCTTCGGGACAAGGGTTTGAAGTTTCAATGTTTAAAACAGGAGAAACTCCTTACAATTGGCAGGTGACGAATTTTGCCAGACCCAATAAAGAGAATTTAATCGTTTATGAATTATTATTGCGAGATTTCACACAGGAAAAAAACTGGCAGTCTTTAATTAATAAAATCAATTACCTTAAAGATTTGAAAATCAATGCAATTGAATTGATGCCGATTATGGAATTTGAAGGAAATCTTTCATGGGGATATAATACGTCATTCCACTATGCATTAGACAAAGCTTACGGAACGCCACAGAAATTTAAAGAATTTGTCGATTTGTGCCATCAAAATGGGATTGCTGTTATTTTAGATGTTGCCTTTAATCATGCAACAGGAAGATCTCCTTTGGTTAGACTTTGGAATGTAGATCCGGATGGTGACGGTTACGGTGATGTTGCACCAAATAATCCATATTTCAATACCGTTCCTAAGCATTCTTATAATGTTTTTAATGATTTTAACCATACAAGTTTGGCTACGAAATATTATGTGGAAAGAACTTTACAACAATGGTTAACTGAATATAAAATTGATGGTTTCCGTTGGGATTTAACTAAAGGATTTACGCAAAACTGTACCGCAAACGATGAAACTTGTACCAATGCTTATCAGCAGGACAGAGTTGATATTCTGAAAGACTACGCAGACAAACAATGGGCTATCGATCCTACTTCATACATGATTTTTGAACATCTTGGAACCGATGCCGAAGAGCAGCAGTGGGCAAATTATAGAGTGGCAGAAGGAAAAGGCGTGATGCTATGGAATAATCAGACGGGTTCTTATAATCAGAACACAATGGGATATAGCCAGAACAGTAATTTTGATCGAATGGATCACGAGCTCCACGGTTTTTCTAATATGCATGCAGTTGGATATGGTGAAAGTCATGATGAGGAAAGATTAATGTTTAAAAATCTTGCTTATGGAGCGGTAAACGGAGGATATAATGTGACCAATCTGAATACGTCTTTAGAAAGAATGAAAACTTTCGGAGCTACATTTTTTACGATTCCTGGTCCTAAGATGATTTGGCAGTTTGGAGAATTGGGTTACGAATTCAGCATCAACAGATGTGCAGATGGTGCGATTAATAACAATTGCCGTACAGATGAAAAACCTGTTGCATTCACCTTGGGTTATGATACCAATACCAACAGAAAAGCAATCTACAATACTTGGGCGCAGATTATTAATATCAGAAATTCTCATCCGGTTTTTAAATCAAAAACATATACTGTTGAGTCTAATAATCTGGCCAACGACCCGAATGGTTTGATTACCAGAATTTATATCAATGATCCTTTGCTGACAGCGGGAGTTAAAAATGTAGTTGTTTTGGCAAACTATGATACATCGGCAAAAAATGTCGTTCCTTATTTTCCTTTTGTAGGGCAATGGCAGAATTTAATGGATAATACAGCGTTCAATGTTACTTCCACAACTGCTCCGATTACACTTCAGCCTGGAGAATTCAGAATTTTTGGAAATCCGTTTACTACTTTATCTACTGCTGAAGAAAATTTAGATAAAAGATTGTCTCTTCAGATTGCAGATAATCCTGTGAAAAACGGTTTAGCTAAATTAATTTATCACAAAGCTAAAAACGGAGAAATCGCCATATACGATATGAGTGGTAAAAAGATGGATTCGTTTAAATTAAAAAATGAAGACGGAATCTATGAGTTAAGAACCAATTATCCTGCAGGAACTTATCTTGTTCATCTAAAAACAGATAACGGAGTTGCCATTCAGAAAATGATTGTTCAGTAA